A portion of the Paenibacillus sp. PvR098 genome contains these proteins:
- a CDS encoding SDR family oxidoreductase, whose translation MDFEGKIVVITGASSGIGAMMAQTLAERGAVPILMARSEKKLKEEAVKVKGPYGVYVLDVTSGKQVAETMERVLTEHGRIDILINNAGYGVFEAFTNADLSEIESMMDVNYMGTVRCTKAVLPHMLKQGSGHIVNIASMAGKIGSAKSSGYSASKHAVLGFTNCLRQELVGTGVHLTAINPGPIDTPFFDRADPSGHYVNNIKWFMLKPEQVVMKVLAAIERRTPEVNMPFMAAFGVKLYQLFPRLFDQIAFKLLNKK comes from the coding sequence ATGGATTTTGAAGGTAAAATCGTGGTCATTACCGGCGCTTCCAGTGGAATCGGGGCCATGATGGCGCAGACGCTGGCCGAACGGGGAGCCGTTCCGATTCTGATGGCGCGTTCGGAGAAAAAGCTGAAGGAAGAGGCCGTTAAAGTAAAAGGTCCGTACGGTGTTTATGTGCTTGATGTGACTTCCGGGAAGCAGGTTGCCGAGACGATGGAGCGGGTACTGACTGAACACGGACGTATCGACATCCTGATCAATAATGCCGGATACGGCGTATTCGAGGCGTTCACCAATGCCGATTTGTCCGAAATCGAGAGCATGATGGACGTCAATTACATGGGTACTGTCCGCTGTACGAAGGCTGTGCTTCCGCACATGCTGAAGCAAGGCAGCGGCCATATCGTGAACATTGCCTCGATGGCGGGCAAAATCGGATCAGCCAAATCAAGCGGGTATTCCGCTTCGAAGCACGCGGTGCTGGGCTTCACGAACTGTCTGCGGCAGGAGCTTGTCGGCACTGGCGTACATTTGACCGCGATCAACCCGGGACCGATCGATACACCGTTCTTTGACCGGGCCGACCCTAGCGGACATTACGTGAATAACATCAAATGGTTCATGCTGAAGCCGGAGCAGGTGGTCATGAAAGTGCTCGCAGCGATCGAACGCCGAACGCCGGAAGTGAATATGCCGTTCATGGCTGCTTTCGGAGTGAAGCTGTACCAGCTGTTCCCGCGGTTGTTCGACCAGATCGCATTTAAGCTTTTGAATAAAAAATAA
- a CDS encoding VOC family protein, with translation MANLYPYIFSEDARQQAEFYAKALKGEIGDVRTFADSPNASEQMKDKVMHLVLRAADHVFFMADSEPIQRGNGLDLTLEYRAEAEARSAFEGLAEGGNVIMPFERMFWGTMFGRVEDRFGVRWQISTES, from the coding sequence ATGGCCAACCTGTATCCGTACATTTTTAGTGAAGATGCAAGGCAGCAGGCGGAGTTTTATGCCAAGGCATTGAAAGGTGAAATTGGTGATGTCCGGACCTTTGCCGATTCGCCGAATGCGAGCGAGCAAATGAAGGACAAAGTGATGCATCTGGTCTTGCGAGCGGCAGACCATGTTTTCTTTATGGCCGATTCAGAACCGATTCAGCGCGGGAACGGGCTGGATTTGACTTTGGAATACCGGGCAGAGGCCGAAGCGCGGAGCGCGTTTGAAGGGCTAGCGGAAGGCGGTAATGTTATCATGCCGTTCGAGCGGATGTTCTGGGGAACCATGTTCGGTCGTGTAGAGGATCGGTTTGGCGTACGCTGGCAAATCTCGACCGAATCGTAA
- a CDS encoding MOSC domain-containing protein, which translates to MSIDIVSINVGQPKTVSYQKKELLTGIYKSPAASPIFLSRLNFEGDGQADLIHHGGADKAVCVYPHEHYSYWESVIGTSLPLAAFGENLTISGLTEEQVCIGDTFRLGQAVVQVSQPRQPCFKLSVKLGRTDLPLLVQNTGYTGYYFRVLEEGLVNKEDGLVPLDRLPKLFTLAYANRIMHQEKTNRTAMEELLQVEELSSSWKATFHKRLDEKDDDTRE; encoded by the coding sequence ATGAGCATCGACATCGTTTCCATTAATGTAGGACAGCCGAAGACCGTTTCCTATCAAAAGAAAGAGCTCCTGACGGGGATCTATAAATCTCCTGCCGCCAGCCCTATTTTCTTGAGTCGATTGAACTTCGAGGGAGACGGTCAAGCGGACCTTATACATCATGGCGGAGCAGACAAAGCCGTCTGCGTGTATCCGCATGAGCATTATTCTTACTGGGAATCCGTGATCGGAACATCCCTGCCGCTGGCAGCCTTCGGTGAAAATTTGACGATAAGCGGCTTGACCGAGGAGCAGGTCTGTATCGGGGATACGTTCCGGCTAGGTCAGGCGGTCGTTCAAGTCAGCCAACCGCGTCAGCCTTGCTTTAAACTATCGGTTAAACTAGGTCGGACCGACTTGCCTCTGCTGGTTCAGAATACCGGATACACCGGATATTATTTCCGGGTGCTGGAGGAAGGCTTGGTGAATAAAGAAGACGGCCTTGTTCCACTCGATCGGCTTCCGAAGCTATTCACGTTAGCATACGCCAACCGCATCATGCACCAGGAGAAAACGAATCGGACCGCTATGGAGGAGCTACTCCAAGTGGAAGAGCTGTCTTCCAGCTGGAAGGCTACTTTTCATAAACGGCTCGATGAAAAAGACGACGATACGCGGGAGTAA
- a CDS encoding alpha/beta fold hydrolase, with amino-acid sequence MHFIDKRISELESYIVHSPAPDDLDAFWKRTLEEASRRPLNDQREPADSLSEYYRTYKVVYAGYDETSIHGWFLLPSFADAEALPCIVYFHGYQGSKEYPESYAKWLLMGYAVFAIDVRGQAGETGNALPQHFGMSKGWITQGLLDPEQCYYRAITVDALKAVEWAAGQPEVDTKQITVVGGSQGGGLALISGALSGIPAKVIADIPNMCHMDYGMMNSTGSLSEAAAFVSRHPERLEQVLHTLSYFDMLHLCNRLQVPVFMSVGLKDTICMPETIYAVYNRISVPKELQVLPFNGHHVSGDHFRRRIEFIRKSF; translated from the coding sequence ATGCATTTTATCGATAAGAGGATTAGCGAATTGGAAAGCTACATCGTCCACTCTCCGGCTCCGGATGATTTGGATGCGTTCTGGAAGCGGACTCTGGAAGAGGCGAGTCGCAGACCGTTGAACGACCAGCGTGAACCGGCCGATTCTTTGTCCGAATATTACCGGACTTACAAGGTGGTGTACGCGGGGTACGATGAAACGTCGATCCACGGATGGTTTCTGCTTCCGTCTTTTGCGGATGCGGAAGCGCTGCCCTGTATCGTTTATTTTCACGGATATCAAGGCAGCAAGGAATACCCGGAAAGCTACGCCAAATGGCTGCTGATGGGGTATGCGGTATTCGCGATCGACGTTCGAGGACAGGCTGGGGAGACGGGCAACGCGCTGCCCCAGCACTTCGGCATGAGCAAAGGATGGATCACGCAAGGGCTGCTCGACCCGGAGCAATGTTATTATCGCGCCATCACCGTCGACGCGCTCAAAGCGGTAGAATGGGCGGCCGGGCAGCCGGAGGTCGATACCAAGCAAATTACGGTTGTCGGCGGGAGTCAAGGCGGGGGACTGGCTTTGATCTCCGGTGCCTTAAGCGGTATTCCAGCGAAGGTGATTGCCGATATTCCGAACATGTGCCACATGGATTATGGCATGATGAACTCGACGGGCTCCCTCTCGGAAGCGGCAGCTTTCGTGTCCAGGCATCCCGAGAGGCTGGAGCAGGTGCTGCACACACTGAGCTACTTCGACATGCTCCATCTGTGCAACCGGCTGCAGGTGCCTGTGTTCATGTCGGTCGGCTTGAAGGATACGATCTGCATGCCGGAGACGATTTACGCCGTATACAATCGCATTTCCGTACCTAAGGAGCTGCAAGTGCTTCCGTTTAACGGGCATCATGTGAGCGGGGACCATTTCCGCAGAAGGATAGAGTTTATACGTAAATCGTTTTGA
- a CDS encoding aldo/keto reductase: protein MKTTIPLQKRGIPASRLVLGCMGFGGGWNRNPVTADDLKQAHAAVETALSSGITMFDHADIYAYGKAEQVFGQVLRERPELRKQIVLQSKCGIRFDEGPGRPARYDFSEEYILSSVDGILSRLGVDSLDILLLHRPDPLMEPEEVAGAFEMLKQAGKVKGFGVSNMSSMQIRFLQSYLDAPLLVNQLELNLAKLDWIEAGVLVNQKEGAAASFPEGTLEFCQMEHIQIQAWSPLAKGMFTGREQEDRPESVRQTAALVHELAEQKGAAPEAIVLAWLMRHPAGIQPVVGTIRPERIQASAEALRVSMTRDEWYSLYVSSRGRKMP, encoded by the coding sequence ATGAAGACAACTATTCCATTGCAAAAGCGAGGCATTCCGGCTAGCCGTCTGGTGCTGGGTTGTATGGGCTTTGGCGGAGGGTGGAACCGGAATCCGGTCACTGCGGACGATCTGAAGCAGGCACACGCTGCGGTAGAAACGGCTCTCTCCTCAGGAATCACCATGTTTGATCATGCTGATATTTATGCTTACGGTAAAGCGGAGCAGGTATTCGGTCAGGTGCTTCGGGAACGTCCGGAGCTTCGGAAGCAAATCGTGCTTCAATCCAAGTGCGGCATTCGGTTTGATGAAGGCCCGGGTCGACCTGCGAGATACGATTTTTCCGAGGAGTATATTCTCTCAAGCGTGGATGGCATCTTGAGCAGGCTTGGCGTCGATTCGCTCGACATCCTGCTGCTGCATAGACCGGACCCTCTAATGGAACCGGAAGAAGTGGCCGGTGCTTTCGAAATGCTGAAGCAGGCCGGTAAGGTAAAGGGCTTTGGAGTGTCGAACATGAGCTCAATGCAAATTCGGTTTCTTCAGTCGTATCTGGATGCGCCGCTTCTTGTGAACCAATTGGAATTAAACTTGGCTAAGCTGGATTGGATAGAGGCCGGTGTGCTGGTGAACCAAAAAGAGGGCGCCGCGGCATCGTTTCCTGAAGGAACGCTCGAATTTTGCCAGATGGAGCATATTCAAATTCAAGCTTGGAGTCCATTGGCTAAGGGGATGTTCACCGGCCGGGAGCAGGAGGATCGACCGGAATCCGTCCGTCAGACTGCAGCTCTTGTCCATGAGCTGGCGGAGCAGAAGGGAGCTGCGCCGGAAGCCATTGTGCTGGCATGGCTGATGCGCCATCCGGCAGGCATCCAGCCTGTAGTGGGCACCATCCGGCCTGAGCGCATTCAAGCGAGCGCCGAAGCGCTCAGGGTGAGCATGACCCGAGATGAGTGGTATTCTTTGTATGTGAGCTCCAGAGGCCGAAAAATGCCGTAA
- a CDS encoding NADH:flavin oxidoreductase/NADH oxidase has protein sequence MAKLLTPFSLKSLELKNRIVMPPMCQYSVTAKDGEPNDWHFVHYVSRAVGGAGLIIMEMTDVEPDGRITDYDLGLWSDDHIPAYRRIITEVHKYDAKIGIQIAHAGRKAEDADVPVGPSDIPVSSDFKKPRALTTAEVKEMVIKFREAARRAVEAGVDTIEIHGAHGYLIHQFHSPAINNRNDEYGSDLARFGVEVIQAIKSVVPENMPLIMRISAVEYIDGGYDLDHSIEIGKRYKEAGVDIFHVTSGGEGPVGERKPGNYPGYQVPMARAFKHALDVPVIAVGLMDDPKLAEATVANDDADLIAVARGMLRDPYWAIHAAQAVSGQPVLPKQYEAAY, from the coding sequence ATGGCAAAGTTATTAACCCCTTTTAGCTTAAAGAGCTTGGAATTAAAAAACAGGATCGTCATGCCGCCGATGTGTCAATACTCCGTTACAGCAAAAGACGGTGAACCGAATGATTGGCACTTTGTTCATTACGTCTCCAGAGCGGTTGGAGGTGCAGGCCTCATCATTATGGAAATGACGGATGTAGAACCGGATGGCCGTATCACGGATTACGACCTCGGATTATGGTCTGACGACCACATCCCTGCTTACAGACGAATTATTACCGAGGTGCATAAATATGATGCCAAAATCGGGATTCAAATCGCTCACGCGGGCCGCAAAGCGGAGGATGCGGACGTCCCGGTCGGTCCTTCCGACATTCCGGTCAGCTCCGATTTCAAGAAGCCGAGAGCTCTCACAACGGCAGAAGTGAAGGAAATGGTCATTAAATTTCGGGAAGCCGCCAGACGGGCCGTCGAAGCGGGGGTCGATACGATCGAAATCCATGGCGCCCACGGTTATTTAATCCATCAGTTCCACTCTCCGGCTATTAACAACCGGAATGATGAATATGGCAGCGATCTGGCGAGATTTGGTGTGGAAGTGATTCAGGCCATAAAGAGCGTGGTTCCCGAGAACATGCCGCTCATCATGAGAATATCGGCGGTGGAATACATCGATGGGGGCTATGACCTGGACCACAGCATCGAAATCGGCAAAAGGTATAAAGAAGCGGGTGTGGATATTTTCCATGTCACGAGCGGCGGGGAAGGGCCAGTAGGCGAAAGAAAGCCGGGAAATTATCCGGGGTATCAAGTTCCGATGGCGCGCGCCTTCAAGCATGCGCTGGACGTTCCCGTTATTGCGGTTGGTCTTATGGATGATCCGAAGCTCGCGGAAGCGACTGTCGCTAATGACGATGCAGATTTGATTGCGGTGGCTCGCGGCATGCTGCGCGATCCATATTGGGCGATTCACGCGGCTCAAGCCGTATCCGGCCAACCCGTTCTTCCGAAGCAGTACGAAGCAGCATATTAA
- a CDS encoding HAD-IIA family hydrolase, whose product MPGFLLDLDGTLYNGDRPIPYAAEFISWLRERGYPYLYVTNNSSRSPEQVASHLAATGIDASPSEVLTSSQASAMYMKDAGLDRGSVMCIGETGLREALTEAGFRLVGEEEAEHGVAAVVQGIDRTFSYEKLLKAVRYIRAGAQYVLTNPDHLLPWNGELTPGAGSIAASIERASEKPPVIIGKPSPIIMRYAVAKLGLPPQEIWAVGDNMNTDIRGGADANCRTALVLTGLANESNVEEQIAKAGVRPELVCRHLMELAERLG is encoded by the coding sequence ATGCCTGGATTTTTACTGGATTTGGACGGAACGCTGTACAATGGAGACAGGCCCATACCGTACGCCGCGGAGTTTATAAGCTGGCTGCGAGAACGAGGCTACCCGTATTTATACGTAACTAACAATTCGTCCCGGTCTCCGGAGCAGGTAGCCTCGCATTTGGCGGCAACGGGCATTGACGCGTCCCCAAGCGAAGTGTTGACTTCATCCCAAGCGTCGGCAATGTATATGAAGGATGCCGGGCTCGACAGAGGTTCGGTGATGTGCATCGGAGAGACAGGGCTGCGGGAGGCTCTAACAGAGGCGGGCTTCAGGCTGGTTGGAGAGGAAGAAGCGGAACACGGTGTGGCCGCCGTAGTCCAGGGAATTGACCGAACATTCAGCTACGAGAAGCTGCTTAAGGCCGTGCGTTATATCCGGGCCGGGGCGCAGTATGTGCTGACCAACCCCGATCACCTGCTTCCGTGGAACGGCGAGCTTACGCCTGGTGCGGGCTCGATTGCGGCTTCGATAGAACGCGCAAGCGAGAAACCGCCTGTCATCATCGGCAAGCCCTCACCGATCATTATGCGCTATGCCGTGGCCAAGCTTGGGCTGCCTCCCCAGGAGATTTGGGCGGTCGGCGACAATATGAACACCGACATCCGCGGGGGCGCAGATGCGAATTGCCGTACCGCTCTGGTGCTTACGGGGCTTGCGAATGAATCGAATGTAGAGGAGCAAATCGCAAAAGCCGGTGTCCGGCCGGAGCTCGTTTGCCGACATCTTATGGAGCTCGCGGAGCGGCTAGGGTAA
- a CDS encoding prolyl oligopeptidase family serine peptidase: MQTETQRSTENKEDKLAAKETAAPPDRPPVSRPADGMLVEREPLRSQAKGIKLYLLTYMSQGLKVKGYLAVPEDAVPGPGLLYCRGGIRKVGMVRKRRIFSMARRGYVVFAPFYRGNEGGEGREDFGGEDRFDVRHAVKLMQSLPEMVPGPVPLIGFSRGAIMAMQAAKECPEVVGPVVVWGGVSDLFDTYEERVDLRRMLKRVVGHPRKQADAYEQRSPVYWVEQVKVPVMIVHGMNDMQVSVSHARKLAEALEREGKDYAMELYEGLEHRFPKEDDERALDAVFAWITRKQEEMKHS; the protein is encoded by the coding sequence ATGCAAACGGAAACGCAGAGGAGCACCGAGAACAAAGAGGATAAGCTTGCGGCGAAGGAAACGGCAGCTCCACCGGACAGACCGCCCGTTAGCAGACCGGCGGACGGCATGCTGGTGGAGCGTGAGCCGCTGCGAAGCCAGGCCAAAGGGATCAAGCTGTATCTCTTAACCTATATGAGTCAGGGCTTGAAGGTCAAGGGCTACTTGGCCGTTCCGGAGGATGCGGTTCCGGGACCGGGATTGCTTTACTGCCGAGGGGGAATCCGGAAGGTCGGGATGGTGCGTAAACGTCGTATTTTCTCTATGGCCAGGCGAGGGTATGTGGTGTTCGCCCCCTTTTATCGCGGGAATGAAGGCGGCGAAGGCCGGGAGGACTTTGGCGGAGAGGACCGGTTCGACGTACGCCATGCCGTGAAGCTCATGCAGTCGCTTCCTGAAATGGTGCCTGGTCCTGTGCCGTTAATCGGTTTTTCCAGAGGAGCGATCATGGCGATGCAGGCGGCCAAGGAGTGTCCCGAGGTCGTCGGTCCCGTTGTCGTCTGGGGCGGCGTGAGCGACTTGTTCGATACGTACGAGGAGCGTGTGGATCTTAGGCGGATGCTGAAACGCGTGGTGGGACATCCGCGGAAGCAGGCGGATGCGTATGAGCAGCGATCCCCGGTGTATTGGGTCGAGCAGGTGAAGGTGCCTGTGATGATTGTTCACGGTATGAACGATATGCAGGTCAGTGTATCGCATGCGCGTAAACTCGCGGAGGCGTTGGAGCGGGAAGGTAAAGACTATGCAATGGAGCTGTATGAAGGCTTGGAGCATCGTTTTCCGAAGGAGGACGACGAGCGCGCGCTTGATGCCGTGTTCGCTTGGATTACACGGAAGCAGGAAGAAATGAAACATTCCTGA
- a CDS encoding NUDIX domain-containing protein, whose translation MNKRWFQVNSAVYLLFIRDGNILMLRRANTGYADGKFSLVAGKLDGNEEVKHAAVREAEEESGLQLTAGDVEVASVMHRLSDTGEWIDFFLTVNHWEGEPVNKEPDKCSEMAWFPLDKLPDDTIPHVRKAIRNVLDDIFYDSYGWTKEGTGDET comes from the coding sequence ATGAACAAACGATGGTTTCAGGTGAACAGTGCGGTTTATTTGTTATTCATACGTGATGGAAACATTCTGATGCTGCGGCGGGCGAATACGGGGTATGCGGACGGAAAGTTCAGTTTGGTCGCGGGAAAGCTGGACGGGAACGAGGAGGTTAAGCACGCGGCGGTACGGGAAGCGGAGGAAGAGAGCGGTTTACAGCTCACTGCGGGGGATGTGGAGGTAGCCTCCGTTATGCACCGACTATCAGATACGGGGGAGTGGATCGACTTCTTTCTTACAGTGAATCACTGGGAAGGGGAACCTGTCAACAAGGAGCCGGATAAATGTTCCGAGATGGCCTGGTTTCCACTAGATAAACTGCCGGACGATACAATCCCTCACGTGCGTAAAGCGATTCGTAATGTGCTTGACGACATCTTTTATGACAGCTATGGATGGACGAAAGAGGGTACCGGAGACGAAACGTAA
- a CDS encoding LLM class flavin-dependent oxidoreductase: protein MKLSVLDLVPVLEGADSVQALEQAVLLARTAEKLGYHRYWVAEHHDMQGLACTSPEVLLAHIGAHTQRIRLGSGAVLLPHYKPIKVAETYHMLSSLYPGRIDLGIGRAPGGSAHVSMALSGNFLENVRVLPETIQALSHLLANSYQLEGQPVKARPIPPHPPEVWMLGTNHKSASYAAEFGTGYVFGQFMSDKDGMEVLAAYRQEFRPSHLSDEPHAIVAVGIVCADTEEEAKSLAIKAKAWFRPEDPAEEEGPDSERKLLVGTPEQVKAKLEELRSMYGVDEFVVVTMVPDYQKRLRSYELLARIVTI from the coding sequence ATGAAGCTTAGTGTGTTGGATCTTGTCCCCGTTCTTGAGGGAGCTGACTCCGTTCAAGCGTTGGAGCAAGCGGTATTGCTCGCGCGGACGGCAGAAAAGCTGGGCTATCACCGTTACTGGGTTGCCGAGCACCATGACATGCAGGGTCTCGCCTGTACTTCACCGGAGGTGCTATTGGCCCATATTGGAGCACATACACAGCGGATTCGGCTTGGTTCAGGAGCGGTATTGCTGCCCCATTATAAGCCGATCAAGGTGGCGGAAACGTATCATATGCTGTCTTCCTTATATCCCGGACGGATCGATTTGGGCATTGGGAGGGCCCCAGGCGGTTCAGCGCACGTCAGTATGGCACTCAGCGGTAATTTTTTGGAGAATGTCAGGGTTCTGCCGGAAACGATACAGGCTTTGTCGCATTTGTTGGCCAACAGCTATCAGTTGGAAGGTCAACCTGTCAAGGCGCGGCCGATTCCTCCACATCCCCCTGAGGTCTGGATGCTCGGTACGAACCACAAAAGCGCCTCATATGCTGCCGAATTCGGGACGGGCTATGTCTTCGGACAATTTATGAGCGACAAGGATGGGATGGAGGTTTTAGCCGCTTACAGGCAGGAGTTTCGTCCTTCACATCTTTCCGATGAGCCCCATGCGATCGTGGCCGTGGGTATCGTTTGCGCCGACACGGAAGAAGAGGCGAAAAGCCTGGCTATCAAGGCGAAAGCATGGTTTAGACCGGAGGACCCTGCTGAAGAAGAGGGTCCTGATTCCGAACGCAAGCTGCTGGTCGGTACTCCGGAGCAAGTGAAAGCGAAGCTGGAGGAATTAAGGAGCATGTATGGTGTGGACGAGTTCGTTGTTGTCACCATGGTGCCCGATTACCAAAAGAGGCTTCGGTCCTACGAGTTGTTGGCACGTATCGTAACCATATAA
- a CDS encoding chemotaxis protein CheX, whose product MKAELINPFLESARIVIEQVANIRPSTGQLGIKDVKFVENYIWIQIGMTGQMEGDIVFGLQEDVALKVVSAMMGGYLITEMDDMSKSAISELGNMISGNASTMLFNQGVRVDITPPKLVQSANAAGFDAKRALTIPLIMDGIGELDIQVLIA is encoded by the coding sequence ATGAAGGCAGAGCTCATCAATCCGTTCTTGGAATCGGCTAGAATCGTTATTGAGCAAGTCGCCAATATCCGGCCGTCCACCGGTCAGCTCGGCATCAAAGACGTGAAATTCGTTGAGAATTATATCTGGATTCAAATTGGTATGACCGGACAAATGGAGGGAGACATCGTCTTCGGGCTTCAAGAAGATGTGGCGTTGAAAGTCGTTTCCGCGATGATGGGGGGATATCTCATTACCGAAATGGATGATATGAGCAAGAGTGCCATATCAGAGCTCGGGAACATGATCAGCGGCAATGCCAGCACGATGCTGTTCAATCAAGGGGTCCGTGTAGATATTACGCCACCAAAGCTGGTGCAATCCGCGAATGCGGCAGGCTTTGATGCGAAGAGAGCGCTCACCATTCCACTCATCATGGATGGGATCGGTGAATTGGACATCCAAGTGCTGATTGCTTAA
- a CDS encoding YusU family protein: protein MNSRFTDEFDGLVEKFSELLTGDTSPEMIEKIKVWAIYNHIHKTMPALASHWNQSHPDGKADIRKLFEEVRDLNLKLKAENQKLE, encoded by the coding sequence ATGAATTCCCGTTTTACAGACGAATTCGACGGTCTCGTCGAGAAGTTCTCCGAGCTTCTTACCGGCGATACGTCTCCAGAAATGATAGAAAAAATAAAAGTATGGGCGATTTACAACCACATTCACAAAACCATGCCCGCACTGGCCAGCCATTGGAACCAGTCGCACCCGGATGGGAAAGCCGATATCCGCAAGCTGTTCGAGGAAGTGCGCGACCTCAATCTTAAGCTGAAAGCCGAGAATCAAAAACTAGAATAA
- a CDS encoding metal-dependent hydrolase, with amino-acid sequence MLQKTHSAAGLVAAELVLVSQGVSFWSWEAAGAVLIGCMAGPLADVDKQGSTMAKLLFPVSALLRLLHVRHRTMTHSIVFILALMLLSLPLSPLYHAVFIAAYLSHPLIDLFNEQGVQLFWPLKAKVRLLPKFMAVDTGSTKETAIRWMLLGVSLWLPISTLSIPRML; translated from the coding sequence ATGCTTCAAAAAACACATAGCGCAGCGGGACTTGTAGCCGCTGAGCTAGTGCTTGTGTCTCAAGGTGTGTCTTTTTGGTCTTGGGAAGCCGCCGGCGCGGTGCTGATCGGCTGCATGGCCGGTCCACTGGCGGACGTGGACAAGCAGGGATCGACGATGGCTAAGCTGCTGTTCCCTGTATCTGCGCTGCTGCGTCTTCTCCACGTTCGTCACCGGACAATGACGCATTCCATCGTTTTTATTCTGGCTTTGATGCTGCTCTCCCTACCTTTATCTCCATTATATCATGCAGTATTCATCGCCGCCTATTTGTCGCATCCGCTCATCGACTTGTTCAATGAGCAGGGTGTACAATTATTTTGGCCGCTGAAGGCGAAGGTCCGTCTGCTGCCCAAATTTATGGCTGTAGATACGGGCTCGACAAAAGAAACGGCAATCCGTTGGATGCTGCTGGGCGTGAGCTTATGGCTTCCGATTTCTACCCTCAGCATTCCCCGAATGTTATAG